The following proteins are co-located in the Helicoverpa armigera isolate CAAS_96S chromosome 23, ASM3070526v1, whole genome shotgun sequence genome:
- the LOC110382587 gene encoding cyclin-J: MESLNISKLNLCSGRSRSSQDNGVKFERTEEKFETNSLTDQDEEYHCEYKEEIWKNLLEQEAEKPTIHLQSPQLEFRGALVQQLRDVTKKLGLSIATLHSAVAQLDLFMDAHRLRADRLTHVALACLSLAAKSEEKFSRAPTLKTLSKISGVQLCGKTFRQLEWMVGQHVRWRLLAPTPVTYAALLAQYVVTDSDLTTRHPKFVRRFKRDGAKLLEAYLDLTLSDVRLKVVECVDVGCACVACARAELGLAAWPAWLAARAQRQPAAVAPLARLLQRMMQILKSRETSVESEVDQGYSSARTSPNQTPCTSPSFHVSPASSTCSTSSRSHLNVDTSYRQRPVERRPDATYSVLDLEDSNVPQNVNVDYYTLPTAVDMTLQRVNSAADYRYCRSRRLVDASLEVQPSTSMAVKRGIDANVDIERKRYRLASQMSQVVL, encoded by the exons ATGGAGTCATTGAACATCTCCAAACTCAACTTATGCAGCGGCAGGAGCCGGAGCTCCCAAGACAACGGTGTGAAGTTTGAAAGGACTGAAGAAAAATTCGAAACAAAT tcACTCACAGATCAAGATGAAGAGTACCACTGTgaatataaagaagaaatatgGAAGAACCTTTTGGAACAAGAAGCTGAGAAACCAACTATTCACCTGCAGTCACCACAG cTGGAGTTCCGAGGCGCGTTAGTGCAGCAACTGCGTGATGTCACGAAGAAGTTGGGGCTGAGCATCGCGACGCTACACTCGGCGGTTGCTCAGCTCGACCTGTTCATGGACGCTCACAGACTGAGGGCTGACCGACTCACACATGTCGCTTTAGCCTGCTTGAGCTTAGCAG CAAAAAGCGAAGAGAAATTCAGTCGGGCGCCCACACTGAAGACTTTATCCAAGATTAGCGGGGTCCAGCTATGTGGGAAGACGTTTAGACAGTTAGAGTGGATGGTGGGCCAGCACGTTCGCTGGCGACTGTTAGCTCCGACGCCCGTGACGTACGCCGCCCTCCTTGCTCAGTACGTGGTGACAGATAGCGACCTCACCACCAGACATCCTAAGTTCGTCAGGCGCTTTAAGAGAGACGGAGCCAAACTCCTTGAAGCTTACTTGGATTTGACGCTGTCTG ACGTGCGCCTGAAGGTGGTGGAGTGCGTGGACGTGGGGTGCGCGTGCGTGGCGTGCGCGCGCGCGGAGCTGGGGCTGGCCGCGTGGCCCGCCTGGCTCGCCGCCCGCGCCCAGCGCCAGCCCGCCGCCGTGGCGCCGCTCGCCAGGCTGCTGCAGAG GATGATGCAAATTCTGAAGTCCCGCGAAACATCCGTGGAATCCGAAGTAGATCAGGGCTACAGCAGCGCCCGGACGTCCCCGAATCAAACACCGTGTACCTCGCCAAGCTTCCACGTGTCCCCGGCATCCAGCACTTGCAGCACTTCGTCCCGCAGCCACTTGAACGTCGACACATCTTACCGCCAACGGCCCGTTGAACGTCGACCGGACGCTACCTACTCCGTCTTAGACTTAGAAGATTCTAATGTGCCTCAGAACGTAAACGTTGATTACTACACACTGCCAACTGCTGTCGATATGACCCTGCAACGGGTGAACTCGGCTGCAGACTACAGGTACTGTAGGTCCCGTAGACTGGTCGATGCTAGTTTAGAAGTACAACCGTCTACCAGTATGGCTGTGAAGCGTGGCATAGACGCCAATGTCGACATCGAGAGGAAGAGGTACAGACTCGCCTCACAGATGTCCCAGGTAGTTCTATGA